A section of the Pristiophorus japonicus isolate sPriJap1 chromosome 4, sPriJap1.hap1, whole genome shotgun sequence genome encodes:
- the LOC139263270 gene encoding complement component C1q receptor-like, protein MLRSVFILLWLQNYSQKSGVRSHATAATLCKDGMCYSLHWERGSFTRAKKLCEDKKGILTTMESQDEAESIRQLLANNVKVPPQVHQLWIGLHKKTKQCHIAEKPLRGFFWVNGDDHSTYSSWIREPPQTCTHERCVELQVNFTNQVQFEWKASSCTSKVDGLICKYQMCESLNTDVGKIVYKKPYQSESVPRGSLAIIRCTNGKSITVKCELQKGEIRWSSSRNLESLCNSCWEKIHDGPCRNGCFQTAEDFFCYCDKGFLVDQQQSKCVPEGELGSGFNESSRIRVKDTERMAASITYSTVSTLTTKAPTTPLPRPAENSTVTFSPTFRGSEPGKQETHSKASFLIYQLVIGLLVLMLLIAIAVIMIRERGKGDTQKTQPNQHRLEIKNTDSVHQVNENVAEKTANAINENHYVETASANENEVNVPTENGEICESAAH, encoded by the coding sequence ATGCTTCGTTCAGTGTTCATTTTACTTTGGTTACAGAATTATTCGCAAAAGTCTGGGGTTCGGTCCCACGCAACGGCAGCAACGCTTTGCAAGGATGGGATGTGTTATAGTTTGCACTGGGAGCGAGGCTCATTTACCCGTGCAAAGAAACTGTGCGAAGACAAGAAAGGAATTCTGACTACCATGGAAAGTCAGGACGAAGCAGAGAGCATTCGGCAGCTTTTAGCAAACAACGTGAAAGTCCCGCCACAAGTACACCAGCTGTGGATAGGACTCCACAAAAAGACCAAGCAGTGTCACATTGCTGAAAAGCCGCTACGTGGATTCTTCTGGGTCAATGGGGACGACCATTCCACCTATAGTTCCTGGATTCGAGAACCTCCGCAAACCTGCACACATGAGAGATGTGTGGAACTTCAGGTGAACTTCACTAACCAAGTCCAATTTGAATGGAAAGCTTCCTCGTGTACCAGTAAAGTAGATGGTCTCATTTGCAAGTATCAAATGTGTGAAAGCCTAAATACTGATGTTGGAAAGATTGTTTATAAAAAACCCTACCAGAGTGAAAGTGTACCTCGAGGTTCATTGGCTATCATTCGTTGCACCAATGGCAAGTCTATCACTGTGAAGTGTGAGCTTCAGAAAGGGGAAATCAGGTGGTCATCTTCTCGAAACTTGGAATCGCTATGTAACAGCTGTTGGGAAAAAATACATGATGGCCCTTGTCGAAATGGATGTTTTCAGACCGCCGAAGACTTCTTCTGTTATTGTGACAAGGGGTTTTTAGTGGACCAGCAGCAGAGCAAATGCGTTCCTGAGGGAGAATTGGGAAGTGGTTTTAATGAGTCGTCCAGAATCCGTGTCAAAGACACCGAGAGAATGGCTGCGAGCATCACTTATTCTACTGTTTCTACATTAACCACCAAAGCACCAACCACACCTTTACCTCGTCCTGCTGAAAATTCAACAGTCACATTTTCTCCCACTTTCAGAGGTTCAGAACCAGGAAAGCAGGAAACTCACTCAAAAGCGTCCTTCCTCATATATCAGCTCGTTATTGGGCTCTTAGTTTTGATGCTGCTGATTGCAATTGCGGTGATAATGATCCGGGAGCGGGGTAAAGGAGACACCCAGAAAACACAACCCAATCAACACCGTTTGGAGATTAAAAACACAGATTCTGTTCATCAAGTGAACGAAAACGTCGCGGAGAAAACAGCAAATGCTATCAATGAGAATCACTACGTGGAAACCGCTTCAGCGAATGAAAATGAAGTTAACGTTCCCACGGAAAATGGTGAAATATGCGAATCTGCAGCACACTGA
- the sstr1a gene encoding somatostatin receptor type 1 yields MLPNDSAKHLAILDDAMGTANLTQNGTSSGTHSSAILISFIYSVVCFVGLCGNSLVIYVILRYAKMKTATNIYILNLAIADELFMLSVPFLVTSTLLGHWPFGSLLCRMVLSVDAINMFTSIYCLTVLSVDRYIAVVHPIKAASYRRPTIAKMVNLAVWLISMLVILPIIIFADTATNSDGSVACNMQLPKPIEQWQAVFVVYTFLMGFLIPVVAICLCYILIIVKMRVVALKAGWQQRKKSERKITLMVMMVVTVFVMCWMPFYIVQLVNVFVGQQDATVSQLSVILGYANSCANPILYGFLSDNFKRSFQRILCLRWMDNVAEEPIDYYATALKSRAYSVEDFQQDPLESDSVYRNGTCTSRTTTI; encoded by the coding sequence ATGTTGCCCAATGACTCCGCCAAGCACCTTGCCATCCTAGACGATGCCATGGGCACTGCCAATTTGACTCAGAATGGGACTTCAAGCGGTACCCACAGCAGTGCCATACTTATCTCATTCATTTATTCAGTCGTATGCTTTGTTGGATTGTGTGGGAACTCCTTAGTCATATACGTGATCCTAAGGTATGCCAAAATGAAGACGGCGACCAACATATACATCTTGAACTTGGCCATCGCCGATGAGCTATTCATGTTGAGCGTGCCCTTTCTGGTGACCTCAACCTTGCTGGGTCACTGGCCTTTTGGCTCTTTGCTCTGCCGCATGGTCCTCAGTGTGGATGCCATCAACATGTTCACCAGCATCTACTGCCTAACTGTCCTCAGTGTGGACAGATACATCGCTGTGGTGCACCCCATCAAAGCTGCCAGTTACAGAAGACCCACCATAGCTAAAATGGTCAACCTAGCAGTGTGGCTCATATCTATGTTGGTCATCCTGCCCATCATTATCTTTGCAGACACCGCCACCAACTCAGATGGCTCGGTTGCCTGCAATATGCAGCTGCCCAAGCCGATCGAGCAGTGGCAAGCAGTGTTCGTGGTCTACACGTTTTTAATGGGGTTTCTCATTCCCGTCGTCGCCATCTGCCTGTGCTACATTCTCATCATTGTCAAAATGAGGGTGGTGGCTCTTAAAGCAGGCTGGCAGCAGCGCAAGAAATCGGAGAGAAAGATTACTCTGATGGTGATGATGGTGGTGACTGTGTTTGTGATGTGCTGGATGCCATTTTACATCGTTCAGTTGGTGAATGTCTTTGTAGGCCAACAAGACGCGACTGTCAGTCAGCTCTCCGTCATCTTGGGATACGCCAACAGCTGTGCCAACCCCATCCTCTACGGCTTTCTCTCCGACAACTTTAAGAGATCGTTCCAGAGAATCTTGTGCCTACGATGGATGGACAATGTTGCCGAGGAGCCCATAGATTACTACGCCACGGCTCTCAAGAGCAGAGCATACAGCGTGGAAGACTTCCAACAGGACCCCCTggagtcagacagtgtgtatcGCAACGGTACTTGCACCTCTCGGACCACCACCATCTGA